The Mauremys reevesii isolate NIE-2019 linkage group 1, ASM1616193v1, whole genome shotgun sequence genome has a segment encoding these proteins:
- the ASB9 gene encoding ankyrin repeat and SOCS box protein 9 isoform X1: MDGAGEKGNASKYQGVEGQSHATSLSNPLMSDFVSDWSPLHDASIHGRLLALKKLINQGSSVNLITADHVSPLHEACLGGHPACASVLLKHGAQVNGVTIDWHTPLFNACVSGNVACLNLLLQHGASPHAPCDLASPIHEAAKRGHIECVESLTSNGVNIDLNIKHLGTPLYVACENEQVACAKKLLESGASANGGKDLDSPLHVAARNSNADLVHLLIDFGADVRAKNAEGKRPVELVPPSSTLTQIFVQKEGPLSLMQLCRLCIRKCFGHKQHHKITGLLLPDELKHFLLHI; the protein is encoded by the exons ATGGATGGTGCGGGAGAAAAGGGAAATGCCAGTAAATACCAGGGAGTGGAAGGACAGTCACATGCAACTTCTCTATCAAACCCACTGATGAGTG ATTTCGTTTCAGACTGGTCTCCCTTACATGATGCCTCTATCCATGGGCGTTTGCTTGCTCTGAAGAAACTCATCAATCAG GGGAGCAGTGTTAACCTCATTACAGCCGATCACGTGTCTCCTCTCCATGAAGCCTGCTTAGGGGGCCATCCTGCTTGTGCTAGTGTCCTATTAAAACATGGGGCTCAA GTGAATGGAGTTACTATTGATTGGCATACTCCTTTGTTCAATGCCTGTGTCAGTGGCAACGTGGCCTGTTTGAATCTATTATTACAGCATGGAGCCAGCCCACATGCACCATGTGATCTGGCTTCCCCTATCCATGAAGCTGCTAAGAGAG GACATATTGAATGTGTCGAATCCCTCACATCCAATGGAGTAAATATAGACCTCAACATCAAACATCTGGGTACTCCGCTTTATGTGGCTTGTGAGAATGAGCAGGTAGCCTGTGCCAAGAAGTTACTTGaatcag GAGCAAGTGCAAATGGTGGCAAAGATCTGGACTCTCCTCTCCATGTGGCTGCCAGGAATTCCAATGCTGACCTGGTGCACTTGCTGATTGACTTTGGAGCAGACGTGAGAGCTAAGAATGCAGAAGGCAAAAGGCCAGTGGAGCTGGTTCCACCAAGCAGCACTTTAACACAAATATTTGTGCAGAAAGAAG GGCCCCTGTCCTTGATGCAGTTGTGCCGCCTGTGCATTAGGAAGTGCTTCGGACACAAACAACATCATAAAATAACTGGACTTCTGCTCCCGGATGAGCTGAAACATTTTCTCCTCCACATTTAA
- the ASB9 gene encoding ankyrin repeat and SOCS box protein 9 isoform X2 gives MDGAGEKGNASKYQGVEGQSHATSLSNPLMSDFVSDWSPLHDASIHGRLLALKKLINQGSSVNLITADHVSPLHEACLGGHPACASVLLKHGAQVNGVTIDWHTPLFNACVSGNVACLNLLLQHGASPHAPCDLASPIHEAAKRGHIECVESLTSNGVNIDLNIKHLGTPLYVACENEQVACAKKLLESGASANGGKDLDSPLHVAARNSNADLVHLLIDFGADVRAKNAEGKRAPVLDAVVPPVH, from the exons ATGGATGGTGCGGGAGAAAAGGGAAATGCCAGTAAATACCAGGGAGTGGAAGGACAGTCACATGCAACTTCTCTATCAAACCCACTGATGAGTG ATTTCGTTTCAGACTGGTCTCCCTTACATGATGCCTCTATCCATGGGCGTTTGCTTGCTCTGAAGAAACTCATCAATCAG GGGAGCAGTGTTAACCTCATTACAGCCGATCACGTGTCTCCTCTCCATGAAGCCTGCTTAGGGGGCCATCCTGCTTGTGCTAGTGTCCTATTAAAACATGGGGCTCAA GTGAATGGAGTTACTATTGATTGGCATACTCCTTTGTTCAATGCCTGTGTCAGTGGCAACGTGGCCTGTTTGAATCTATTATTACAGCATGGAGCCAGCCCACATGCACCATGTGATCTGGCTTCCCCTATCCATGAAGCTGCTAAGAGAG GACATATTGAATGTGTCGAATCCCTCACATCCAATGGAGTAAATATAGACCTCAACATCAAACATCTGGGTACTCCGCTTTATGTGGCTTGTGAGAATGAGCAGGTAGCCTGTGCCAAGAAGTTACTTGaatcag GAGCAAGTGCAAATGGTGGCAAAGATCTGGACTCTCCTCTCCATGTGGCTGCCAGGAATTCCAATGCTGACCTGGTGCACTTGCTGATTGACTTTGGAGCAGACGTGAGAGCTAAGAATGCAGAAGGCAAAAG GGCCCCTGTCCTTGATGCAGTTGTGCCGCCTGTGCATTAG